A stretch of Lysinibacillus agricola DNA encodes these proteins:
- a CDS encoding DUF3997 domain-containing protein: protein MADYTINLENGYRIDRISAHQIAIYGDEPVQSDDKTIDNYLSVPAKVTDVWWNKEYIVTKQIVLAADENGYEEPPENPSINNISYWIIDVNNHQVFGPFEEKELEYETDKFGLTEKISLTPIKKLKIN from the coding sequence ATGGCTGATTATACAATCAATTTAGAAAATGGATATCGAATTGACCGAATATCAGCTCATCAAATTGCTATTTACGGGGATGAGCCTGTACAGTCAGATGATAAAACAATCGATAATTATTTGTCTGTTCCGGCTAAAGTGACAGACGTTTGGTGGAACAAGGAATATATAGTTACTAAGCAAATAGTATTAGCTGCTGATGAAAATGGTTATGAAGAGCCACCTGAAAATCCATCTATTAATAACATTTCATATTGGATAATTGATGTAAATAATCATCAAGTTTTTGGTCCATTTGAGGAAAAAGAATTAGAATATGAAACAGATAAATTTGGATTAACTGAAAAAATATCCTTAACACCAATTAAAAAATTAAAAATAAATTAA